The Eubacterium sp. MSJ-33 genomic sequence TCCATGGCGCATGTAGAGATCATGACAATCGTTATTGTAGTGGCTGTAGCTGGTTCGTTTCTGTTATCCAAGCCGATCGGGGCATATCAGATGGGAGAAAGCTATGCGCAAAATGTCGGTGTATCCATCCGCCCACTGCGTGTGATGCTGATTTTATTATCCAGTTTATTATCCGCCTGTGTGACGGCATTTGCGGGACCGATTTCGTTTGTCGGAATCGCGGTGCCGCATCTTGTAAAGAGCATGGTAAAAACAACAAAGCCGATCGTGATGATACCGGTCAGTTTTCTTGGCGGTGGTGTGTTCTGCGTGCTGTGCGACTTGCTGGCACGGACAATATTTGCACCGGTTGAGCTATCCATTAGCTCTGTGACAGCGGTCTTTTTAGCTCCGGTTGTGATCTACATGATGGTGAAGGAGAGGGGGCGAAGACATGGCTATGCACAGTGATAATGATTATATGATAACGGAAGAAGCAAGTGTAGGCTATCAGAAGCGCACACTCATAGATCATGTGAATCTCCATGTGAAAAAAGGAGAGATCCTGACCCTGATTGGACCAAACGGCGTCGGCAAATCGACGATCCTGAAAAGTATCATCCGGCAGCTTTCCTTGATTGCAGGAACGGTCAGCGTTGATGGGAAAGAACTGTCTGCTTATGCACTGAAGGAACTGGCGAAGAAGATGGCAATCGTGATGACCGAGCGGATTCACCCGGAACGATATACCTGTTATGATGTTGTGGCGACCGGCCGGTATCCGTATACCGGGAAGATGGGGATGCTGCAAAAGGAAGATGAAGAAAAAATCGAAGAAGCGATGCGGCAGGTGCAGGTCGAAGCGCTTCGGGATCAGGATTTTGAACGGATCAGTGATGGACAGCGTCAGCGTGTGATGCTGGCAAGAGCAATCTGTCAGGAACCGGAGATTTTAGTGTTGGATGAACCAACCTCGTATCTGGATATCCGCTATAAGACAGATTTCCTGTGGCTGCTTCGGACACTTGCGCGGAAACGACAGATGGCAGTTGTGATGTCCCTGCATGAGATCGACCTGGCTCAGAAGATCTCGGACCGTGTTGTCTGTGTGAAGGAACACCGCGTTGACCGGATCGGAACACCGGAAGAGGTCATGACAACCGAATATATACGGGAGCTTTATGCGATGCAGGATGGCGTCTATGATGCGGCGTATGGCAGTGTGGAGTTCCCGAAGCAAAAGGGGGCGGTTCGAACCTTTGTGATTGGTGGGGGCGGATATGGAATCCCGCTTTACCGGAAGCTGCAGCGGCAGGGCATCCCGTGTGCGGCTGGGATTTTACCTGTACATGACCGGGACTATCCGGTTGCGAAGGCGCTCTGCGAGAAGGTATTGGAAATCCCAGTCTTTACGATGCCGGAGGATACGATGATGGCACAGGCAAAAGCGTTGATCGATGCCTGTGAGACGGTGTATTGTCCGTGTACGGAGTTTGGTGTGTGCAATTCGTACAATCAGGAGCTGTATTTTTATGCAAAAAAGCAAAATAAGTTGAAAAATCTTTCAGATTAGACTTTGAAAGCCATCTCTAAAATGCTATAATAACATGAAGTGAGTTTAAAGGTGGAGGAACAGATGGGAGCATCATTAGAAGAAGAGATTAAGAAGAGAAGAACATTTGCAATCATATCCCACCCGGATGCCGGTAAGACAACTCTGACAGAGAAGTTTCTGCTCTATGGTGGTGCAATCAATACAGCCGGTTCGGTAAAGGGAAAAGCAAATTCCAAATATGCGGTTTCCGATTGGATGGAGATTGAGAAGGAGAGAGGTATTTCCGTTACCTCATCCGTACTGCAGTTTAATTATGACGGATATTGCATCAATATCCTGGATACGCCGGGACACCAGGATTTCTCGGAGGATACCTACCGTACTTTGATGGCGGCAGACTCTGCGGTCATGGTGATTGATGCATCAAAAGGTGTGGAGGCGCAGACAATCAAGCTGTTCAAGGTTTGTGTGATGCGTCATATTCCGATTTTTACATTTATCAATAAGATGGATCTTGAATCAAGAGATTCGTTTGAGCTTTTAGATGAGATTGAGAATGTCCTTGGAATCCGGACATGCCCGATCAACTGGCCAATCGGTGCCGGAAAGCGTTTTAAGGGTGTTTACGACCGGGATACAAAGAAAGTATCGATGTTTCAGGCGGTGTCTGTCGGTGGTGCGAAGTCGGCGGCAGAGACCGATTATGATGTGAAAGATCCGGCTTTAAAGGATGCAGTCGGAGATGAGCTTTATGCACAGCTGATGGATGAGATTGAGCTTTTGGATGGCGCAAGCGATGAGTTCGATCAGGAGCTGGTGGATAAGGGAGAGTTATCTCCGGTGTTTTTCGGTTCTGCGCTTACAACCTTTGGTGTGCAGACATTTCTGGAGCATTTCCTGAAGATGACACAAAGTCCGCTTCCGCGTATGTCGGATGCAGGGTTGATTGATCCGATCACAGAGCCATTTTCCGGTTTCGTGTTCAAAATCCAGGCGAACATGAACAAGGCGCATCACGATCGTATCGCATTTATGCGGATCAGCTCCGGTAAGTTTGATGCGACAAAGGAAGTCTATCATGTGCAGAGTGGCAGAAAGCTCCGCTTATCCCAGCCACAGCAGATCATGGCACAGGATCGTAAGGTTATTGATGAAGCATATGCCGGTGATGTCATCGGCGTATTCGATCCGGGGATTTTTTCTATCGGAGATACATTATGTACACCGGGAAAGAAATTTCAGTACGAGGGAATCCCGACCTTTGCACCGGAACATTTCTGCAGACTGGTGCACTTGGATTCGATGAAGCGTAAGCAGTTTATCAAGGGTGTTACACAGATTGCACAGGAAGGTGCAATCCAGATGTTCCAGGATTATACACTTGGAATGTCCGAGATTATCGTTGGTGTAGTTGGCGTACTGCAGTTTGATGTATTAAAATACAGACTGGAAAATGAATATGGATGTGACATCCGCTTAGAGCCGCTTCCATATAATTATATTCGATGGGTAAAGGATCCTTCCACGGATCTGAATAAGCTGTCGAGAATCAGCGACTGCAAGAAGGTCAAGGATATGAAAGACAATCCGCTTTTGCTGTTTGCAAATGAATGGTCTATCCGCCTGATGCTGGAGCATAACGAAGGATTGGAATTAGAAGAATTCCGTAAGAACTAGAGAATCAATAAATTGTGAATCCGGGGTTAATAGTTGTATCAATATTGGGAGAAGCGTTGATATAAAAGGAGAAGGTAACATGATTTTAATCGACACGCAAAAAGAGGAATTTACAAAATTAAAGGACATTCGTATCTTCGAGAAGCTGGATAACGAGCAGAGATACAATGGTGATCTGCTTGTGATCGGGCTGGGAGGCATGGGAAGCCAGGTCGTCTGTGACATGAAGGGTATGCTGATGGGAGAGATCACACCGGAAGATAATATTCATTATCTGATGGTAGATTCGGATATTCCGGCAATGGAGAATATGATCGAGGCAAGCCGGGATGGGATTGGTCTGAATGCAACAGAGATTATCAGTATCTATCGTCCAAATCTGGAGAATCTTCTTGTAAAGGGCATCAAAGAGAATCCGGTGCATCCGAATCTTGCAAACTGGATGCGTGAAGATTTTCCACAGATTAACATTGATACGGATGGTGCAAAGGGGAATCGTCAGATTGGACGGTTGATGTTTTCAAACGCTTATGAAGATATGCGTATGCTGTTATTTGATAAGCTTGAAGAGGCGCATACCCGTTCAAAAACAGGAAAACTGGATATCATTATCGTATCTGGTGTAGCCGGAGGTACAAGTGGCGGCATTCTGACAGATTTAACCTACAATATCCGAGCGTATATTCGTTCTAAGAAATGGAAAGATATCCGTGTCGGAGCCTGCCTGTTGATGCCGGATGTACTTTACAGTAAAAGGGAGATTGTATCGAATCCGGATCTGCTTGCAAACTTAAATGCAAATGGATATGCAACCTTGAAAGAGATTGATTACTATATGCGTTTGACAAGCAAGGATAAGGACGAACGATATACATTTGAGAGTACAACGCATAAGCTTACAATCCGTGAGAATATATTTGATGCCTGTCTGCTTATATCGGGTAAGAAGGATGAGCAGGGCTATATTCCGGATGGAGTTATCTACAGTGATGTAGCTTATTTCCTGACAAAACTTGCTTCCGTCAAACATGTTGGACAGGGTGACGGTGGTGAAAAGGGCAAATTGCTGCGAGATGTATTCTTTGATGGGGAAGATCGGGGATATTATAAGATCATTAATGAATCCGATTATAGGATTCCTATCAAACAGATTGAAAATATTTGTGAATATGAGATTTTCACTGAGGCATATAAGAAGCTTCATGAACTTGCAGAGGATGATCCGCAGGCAAAGGAAGCCAGACAGAAGGTGTTTGGAGAGTTAGATGCTTTCCTGTCTGGAAAACCGGGCGATGAGATCATGCTTTCTGTAAATGGAATCATCCCGATCAAGCAGTTTGAAAAGCCTGTTTACAAGATGATTAAGAAGAACCAGGATGGCCTTCGTGAGAACATGGGACGTCAGCTTACTTCGATGAAGGATCGTATTCCAATTATGATCAAGTCCCTGAAGAATCATGTGCTTGATACGTTAAATGCAGAGCTGGAGTGGTTTATGCAGAAAAAGGGACCATATGCAGTTATGGATATCATCGGCTGTGGCGGTATTGGAAGCAGTGAGAAAGACCGTGGTATGATTGCAGATATTGATCGTCTTTCCGAACTGATGAAACAGTATCAGCCGACCGGGGAATATAGCCGTATTATTGAATCAATCAAGGATATCGTAGCAAAGCGTTTCTTTACCTTTCCATCGGCAAAGCGTGAGACAGAGAATGGATATTATGATGCGTGTGTCAAGGAATGTCTGACTTTGCAGCGAAATATGTTGATAGAGGGTATGAGTGATCAGGATATGTTTGGAGATATTATCCGGTTCTTGCGGGCAAAAGCAGAACGACTGGAAGAACTGTATGCACAGTTCAACGAAGATCTGAAGAATGCAGTAGAGGATCTGGCGGCAAACGGAAAGCGGATTACCGGATTCTTATTAAAAGATGCGAAGCAACAGGAATATCTGCCATCTGATTATATCACAGAGGATCGAGTTGATGAGTTGTACAAGGGCATCGTAAAGCTGCTTGCGGACAATGAAGCAAATATTGACAATGGTCGTATCGTACCTGTAAAACAGGAGATGGAGCGTGTCTATAAAAATATTCTGATTGGTGTGGGAATGTATGCACCGGAAAAGATGATTTCCGTTGCATTTGCAGATAATCGTCCGACTCTGGCAGAACTTAATATGATGTTTGTGTCTCCGACGAATGAGACACGGGCAGAGATTATGGATCGTGCTGCAAAAGCATTTGTGGAAGGAGCCAGTGAGAAGACAGCTAAGAAGAAGTTGTGTATCCTAAAACCTGGATTTAAGGTAAATATCACAAATCATAAGTATATTTCCCTTCCTGCGATTATGCCGTTCTTCAGTGAGGCGGTAACGAAGCTTCTGACAGCACCACCATATAAGGAACAACGCAGTAACATCTCTTTAAATGCCGGTGATGTGGCAATCTCTGTGGATGATATGTATATTGGTGTTCCGCTTTCGATGATTGCGTGTATTGATGATATGCGGAAAGCATATGAAGTTGTTCCGGACAGCTATCTGGGCTTACATATTGATGAAGTAAATAAAGATATGAAGGTAGAGTTCCCGGGTGTTGCATAGACATAGAATAGATGCATGGACATAGAATTAAAGAGTCCATTTTATAAAACTGTAACGGGAACCGGAATCTTCGGAATAAATAAAAAGGATGCTGTAATTTGTAAGAAATTGCAGCATCCTTTTTCTGCTTAAATGTATGTGGTTTACATGTCTGTAAAAGGATTATCCTGTTGTTTTACTATTCTGTTTTGCTATTGTATAGAAGCCTTACTCTTTGGAAAATATTTCCTGCAAGTGATTACGAACAGGATGACCGCAAGTGCGGTAGCAAGGTAATCCGTAACCGGCTGTGCCAATGCAAGCAGTCTGGCGGAATCCGTCGTTGCGTTGATGATAAACAGGATTGGCAGATATAAAAGCCCCTGCCGGCTGATCGACAAAATCAGGGAAGGAAGTGCAGCACCTGTGGACTGGATTGCGTTGATAAATACAAATAACTGTCCAAGGATCGGACCGGATAAAATGTAAATCCGGGAGAAACGGAAACCAAAATCATAGGCGTCAGCATCTTCCAGAAAAGCACTGACTAATCCGTCTGCACCGAAATAGCAGACACACGTCATAATGGCACTTAATATAAATGCAAGTAAAATTGAAAATTTCAGTACGGCAAAATACCGTTTCCGGTTTCCGGCACCGAAGCAGTAGCCAAGTAGTGGCTGGATTCCGGTTCCAAGTCCGATTAACAGCATGACAACGATCATGTTAACCTTCATGGCAACACCAAGTCCGGCAACTGCCATGTCTCCATAGTGAGCCATCAGATTGTTGATGAAGATATTGCTGACACTCATAAGCACGCTGTTCAGCGATGCCGGAATACCAATGGCAAATACGGAACCGGCAATGTTATCTCCGGCTTTGTAATCCTGTAATCGAATCGATAACTGCGATTTTTTTGACAGAAGATGTGATACATAAAACATCGCGGATAATATGTTTCCGATGACGGTTGCAATCGCGGCACCGGCAACATTCCAGCCGAGAAGTAAGATCATGATTGGATCTAATATTACATTTGCCATATTTCCGATAATCATACCGGACATTGCGGTTTTCGCACGTCCTTCGGAACGAATGATATTACTGAATGCGTTACTTATAATCAGAAACGGGATTCCGATGGCGACAATCCGGAGATACTGGGTTGCATATTCTACTGTATCTGCACTTGCTCCGATTGCTTTGCAGACCGGCTTTGCAAAAATTACAATCAAAATCATGGATATAATACCCACAACCAGTCCTGTCCAGAAGCAGAACGCGGAGGCATGCTTCGCACGATCTTCCTGCCCTTCTCCAAGCATACGTGAGATAAAAGATGTTCCGCCGATACCGAATAACATGCCGACAGCCATAAATAATAAGAAAGCAGGAGTTGCGACAGACACTGCCGCAACCATCAGTGCATTTTTTGTCTGTCCAATAAAAAATGTATCAGCGAGATTATAAATCAGAACCATAATCATGCTGATGATCGAAGGGATGACATTGTTTAACACGGCTTTTGGAACCGGAGCATCCCTGAAAATGTCAGTTGTATTCTGTTGCATAATCGTTCTCCTTAGTCTTTGTATTTATTTTAATAGTCAAATACATATGCTAACATATGGATAAACGAGATTCAATGAAAAGATTGAATTTGTGCATTTTTTTTCGTGCATAGTAAAAAATATGTGCATTTATTATGAAAATGTACTATAATATTAAAGACTGTGAATAACTATAGGTCAGAAAGGTAACAAAATGGCAAAGAAATTTTATGC encodes the following:
- a CDS encoding tubulin-like doman-containing protein, with product MILIDTQKEEFTKLKDIRIFEKLDNEQRYNGDLLVIGLGGMGSQVVCDMKGMLMGEITPEDNIHYLMVDSDIPAMENMIEASRDGIGLNATEIISIYRPNLENLLVKGIKENPVHPNLANWMREDFPQINIDTDGAKGNRQIGRLMFSNAYEDMRMLLFDKLEEAHTRSKTGKLDIIIVSGVAGGTSGGILTDLTYNIRAYIRSKKWKDIRVGACLLMPDVLYSKREIVSNPDLLANLNANGYATLKEIDYYMRLTSKDKDERYTFESTTHKLTIRENIFDACLLISGKKDEQGYIPDGVIYSDVAYFLTKLASVKHVGQGDGGEKGKLLRDVFFDGEDRGYYKIINESDYRIPIKQIENICEYEIFTEAYKKLHELAEDDPQAKEARQKVFGELDAFLSGKPGDEIMLSVNGIIPIKQFEKPVYKMIKKNQDGLRENMGRQLTSMKDRIPIMIKSLKNHVLDTLNAELEWFMQKKGPYAVMDIIGCGGIGSSEKDRGMIADIDRLSELMKQYQPTGEYSRIIESIKDIVAKRFFTFPSAKRETENGYYDACVKECLTLQRNMLIEGMSDQDMFGDIIRFLRAKAERLEELYAQFNEDLKNAVEDLAANGKRITGFLLKDAKQQEYLPSDYITEDRVDELYKGIVKLLADNEANIDNGRIVPVKQEMERVYKNILIGVGMYAPEKMISVAFADNRPTLAELNMMFVSPTNETRAEIMDRAAKAFVEGASEKTAKKKLCILKPGFKVNITNHKYISLPAIMPFFSEAVTKLLTAPPYKEQRSNISLNAGDVAISVDDMYIGVPLSMIACIDDMRKAYEVVPDSYLGLHIDEVNKDMKVEFPGVA
- a CDS encoding MATE family efflux transporter; this encodes MQQNTTDIFRDAPVPKAVLNNVIPSIISMIMVLIYNLADTFFIGQTKNALMVAAVSVATPAFLLFMAVGMLFGIGGTSFISRMLGEGQEDRAKHASAFCFWTGLVVGIISMILIVIFAKPVCKAIGASADTVEYATQYLRIVAIGIPFLIISNAFSNIIRSEGRAKTAMSGMIIGNMANVILDPIMILLLGWNVAGAAIATVIGNILSAMFYVSHLLSKKSQLSIRLQDYKAGDNIAGSVFAIGIPASLNSVLMSVSNIFINNLMAHYGDMAVAGLGVAMKVNMIVVMLLIGLGTGIQPLLGYCFGAGNRKRYFAVLKFSILLAFILSAIMTCVCYFGADGLVSAFLEDADAYDFGFRFSRIYILSGPILGQLFVFINAIQSTGAALPSLILSISRQGLLYLPILFIINATTDSARLLALAQPVTDYLATALAVILFVITCRKYFPKSKASIQ
- a CDS encoding peptide chain release factor 3; amino-acid sequence: MGASLEEEIKKRRTFAIISHPDAGKTTLTEKFLLYGGAINTAGSVKGKANSKYAVSDWMEIEKERGISVTSSVLQFNYDGYCINILDTPGHQDFSEDTYRTLMAADSAVMVIDASKGVEAQTIKLFKVCVMRHIPIFTFINKMDLESRDSFELLDEIENVLGIRTCPINWPIGAGKRFKGVYDRDTKKVSMFQAVSVGGAKSAAETDYDVKDPALKDAVGDELYAQLMDEIELLDGASDEFDQELVDKGELSPVFFGSALTTFGVQTFLEHFLKMTQSPLPRMSDAGLIDPITEPFSGFVFKIQANMNKAHHDRIAFMRISSGKFDATKEVYHVQSGRKLRLSQPQQIMAQDRKVIDEAYAGDVIGVFDPGIFSIGDTLCTPGKKFQYEGIPTFAPEHFCRLVHLDSMKRKQFIKGVTQIAQEGAIQMFQDYTLGMSEIIVGVVGVLQFDVLKYRLENEYGCDIRLEPLPYNYIRWVKDPSTDLNKLSRISDCKKVKDMKDNPLLLFANEWSIRLMLEHNEGLELEEFRKN
- a CDS encoding ABC transporter ATP-binding protein translates to MAMHSDNDYMITEEASVGYQKRTLIDHVNLHVKKGEILTLIGPNGVGKSTILKSIIRQLSLIAGTVSVDGKELSAYALKELAKKMAIVMTERIHPERYTCYDVVATGRYPYTGKMGMLQKEDEEKIEEAMRQVQVEALRDQDFERISDGQRQRVMLARAICQEPEILVLDEPTSYLDIRYKTDFLWLLRTLARKRQMAVVMSLHEIDLAQKISDRVVCVKEHRVDRIGTPEEVMTTEYIRELYAMQDGVYDAAYGSVEFPKQKGAVRTFVIGGGGYGIPLYRKLQRQGIPCAAGILPVHDRDYPVAKALCEKVLEIPVFTMPEDTMMAQAKALIDACETVYCPCTEFGVCNSYNQELYFYAKKQNKLKNLSD